One Hevea brasiliensis isolate MT/VB/25A 57/8 chromosome 5, ASM3005281v1, whole genome shotgun sequence genomic region harbors:
- the LOC110671524 gene encoding 60S ribosomal protein L27-3 has product MVKFLKPNKAVIVLQGRYAGRKAVIIKSFDEGTRDRPYGQCLVAGIKKYPSKVIKKDSAKKTAKKSRVKCFIKLVNYQHLMPTRYTLDVDLKDVVSVDALQSKEKKVAAAKETKARFEERFKTGKNRWFFTKLRF; this is encoded by the coding sequence ATGGTGAAATTTCTGAAGCCAAACAAAGCTGTGATCGTCCTTCAAGGCCGCTATGCTGGTCGCAAGGCGGTGATCATCAAGTCCTTCGATGAAGGCACTCGTGACCGCCCGTACGGCCAGTGCTTGGTTGCAGGGATAAAGAAGTACCCAAGCAAGGTTATCAAGAAGGACTCTGCCAAGAAGACTGCCAAGAAGTCCCGCGTCAAGTGCTTCATCAAGCTCGTCAACTACCAGCACTTGATGCCCACCCGCTACACCCTCGATGTCGACCTCAAGGACGTCGTTTCTGTGGACGCATTGCAGAGCAAGGAGAAGAAGGTTGCTGCTGCCAAGGAGACCAAGGCGAGGTTCGAGGAGAGGTTCAAGACTGGCAAGAATAGGTGGTTTTTCACCAAGCTCAGGTTTTGA